Genomic segment of Photobacterium profundum SS9:
CGTCAATAATAGTATCAACAGCGTCTTGTAGGTTAGCATCAGAGCGCACATACGCAGGGTCTTTTCCACCAAGCTCTAACCCCACACTGATTAAATGCCCAGCAGTGAATTGTTCGATGGCTTTTCCACCCTTAACAGAACCAGTGAACGCGACATGATTGATATAACCTGATGAAATAACATGCTCTGTGTCTTGATGCGTTAAATGCAGATACTGAAACACACCTTCCGGTAAGCCTGCTTCTGTGAAGGCTTGAAATAGGCGCTCTGCACATAAAGGTGTTTGCACAGAGTGTTTAAGTACCACACTATTGCCAGATAACAAGGCAGGTATGATGGAATTGATTGCGGTCAGGTACGGATAGTTCCACGGTGCAACGATAAATACGGTGCCTAATGGAACCCGTTTTATATAGCGCGTAAAGTGAGGCTTTTCTGGTAACTCAATCGTTGCCAATGCGTCATCACTGATCGCAATCATGTGCCGAGCACGCTCTTCTAAACCAGCGATTTCTCCTTGGCTATATTGAATCGGGCGTCCCATCATCCACGTAATTTCTTCTGCGAGCTGATACTTGTTAGTGACAAGCCAATCTATGGCTTTGCTACACAGAATTTTACGTTCAGCCAATGGTGTTGCTTGCCATTGTTTTTGAGACAATTTGGCTTGCTTAAACGATGCAGTAATGTGAGTGGGCGATGCAAATGGGCGAGTGATATATACATCATTATTAATCGGCGAGATAACGGTTATCTCTGCATTGACTGAGTTTGTACCTGACATGTATTCTCCTTTATCTATGCCGATAAGTGGTTAATAGTCTGATTATCTAAAACTAGATTAGATAATTTCAAAGTAACGATTTAATTCCCAGTCAGTGACATGCTTCCTAAATTCACGCTCTTCCCATTCTCGTGATGCTGCAAAGTGATCAACAAATTCATTGCCAAACATTTCACGTGCAGCGTTTGATGCTTTAAAACGTTGGGCTGCTTCCCATAATGTATGAGGTAACTGTAATTCCTGCGGGTGCTGCTGGTCATAAGCATTGCCAATAACTTGCTCGAAAGGTTCCCATTGCTGAGCGATACCATACAACCCTGATGCGAGTGCTGCTGCTAAAGCAAGGTAGGGATTAGCATCTGCCGCACCAATTCGATATTCCACTCGTTGTGATTTTTCTGAGCCTTTAATTAAGCGCAATGCCGTTGTGCGGTTTTCTACGCCCCAAGTTGCCTCTGTAGGGGCCCAAAACCCAGGTATCATGCGTGAATAGCTATTAATGGTTGGCGCAATCATGCACAAAATTTCTGGCATTAAACGTTGCTGTCCAGCAAGAAAGTGACGCTGAATATCACTCATATTGAGATCATTATTGGCTTCAAAAAAAGCAGAAGAACCGTCTTTGTTCTGCAACGAAATATGAATATGCCCGCTCTGACCGGGGTAATCGTTACTCCATTTCGCCATGAAGGTGGCGAGTAGGTCATTTTTTTGGGCTAATACCTTCATATAGGTTTTAAATAGCGCGGCTTTATCTGCGGCATTGATGGCCTGATCAACAGTGATCGCTGCTTCTATTACTCCAGGGCCTGTTTCGGAATGAATACTTTCTATGGGGAAGTCCATCTTTTCACCCATGGCAAGAATACTTTTGTAGAGCCCCGAGTAAGTCGAATTACGAATCATTGAATAACCAAACCAATCGGGTGTAATGGTTTCAAGGTTACTGAAGCCTTTTTCTCTTGCTGAATGTGGGGTTTCGTTGAAAAGAAAGAATTCATATTCAAAAGCGGCTTGTACATTGAATCCCATTTTATCAGCGAGCTGTAATACACGGCGTAGCGTTGCTCGTGGGCACACTTTTTCAGCGTCTTCTGTAAATTCAGCAATGAATAACAGCATGCCATCTTCATCAAGTACATCACGGCAGCTTTCTGGAATAA
This window contains:
- a CDS encoding aldehyde dehydrogenase family protein codes for the protein MSGTNSVNAEITVISPINNDVYITRPFASPTHITASFKQAKLSQKQWQATPLAERKILCSKAIDWLVTNKYQLAEEITWMMGRPIQYSQGEIAGLEERARHMIAISDDALATIELPEKPHFTRYIKRVPLGTVFIVAPWNYPYLTAINSIIPALLSGNSVVLKHSVQTPLCAERLFQAFTEAGLPEGVFQYLHLTHQDTEHVISSGYINHVAFTGSVKGGKAIEQFTAGHLISVGLELGGKDPAYVRSDANLQDAVDTIIDGAFFNSGQSCCSIERAYVHSSIYDAFIEKAVLLINQYQLGRSDNLNTTLGPLVNGKAADFVREQTQEAIQQGAKPHIDEHHFTNNQAGSAYLAPQLLTNVNHTMRIMTEETFGPALGIQKVESDQEAIILMNDSDFGLTACIFTQDIDKGIHLGDQLETGTFFINRCDYLDPALAWAGIKQSGRGCTLSSIGFEQLTRPKSYHVKHLI
- a CDS encoding glutamine synthetase family protein gives rise to the protein MNARDVKTIDDAKKIITERKITHVKVGLFDNDGVMRGKYMSKSKFFSSLEHGFAFCDVVLGWDVKDQLYDNAQYTGWHTGYPDAPVRIIPESCRDVLDEDGMLLFIAEFTEDAEKVCPRATLRRVLQLADKMGFNVQAAFEYEFFLFNETPHSAREKGFSNLETITPDWFGYSMIRNSTYSGLYKSILAMGEKMDFPIESIHSETGPGVIEAAITVDQAINAADKAALFKTYMKVLAQKNDLLATFMAKWSNDYPGQSGHIHISLQNKDGSSAFFEANNDLNMSDIQRHFLAGQQRLMPEILCMIAPTINSYSRMIPGFWAPTEATWGVENRTTALRLIKGSEKSQRVEYRIGAADANPYLALAAALASGLYGIAQQWEPFEQVIGNAYDQQHPQELQLPHTLWEAAQRFKASNAAREMFGNEFVDHFAASREWEEREFRKHVTDWELNRYFEII